A portion of the Bacteroides faecium genome contains these proteins:
- a CDS encoding glycosyltransferase yields the protein MKNGNEKKSILFLLSSMNIGGVEKALLGLLSIIPIEKYEIHLALLKEDGGYLSYLPKNINIHQVQCYDQNKEFINDPPLKVIKGLIRQGKLLDACVHFLLYVYFRVTSNRYWFYQYIMRKEPMLDGRYDLAVAYAGPSQMIDWYINKRVDACVKCGWIHFDISKFGIDKGMTRLLYKNYQKIFIVSKTAKKVFDGVFPQFSNKTEVFYNVLNTRQIGTMANEHDGFEDNYKGVRLLTVGRLSKEKGQDIAIHALKILLDKGYDVKWYFIGDGELKDECRSLAVSLNISDYIVFLGTKVNPYPYMKKCDIYVQPSRHEGYCITLAEARVFTNPIVATCFTGAKEQLDKRSNSLIVEMSADELAGGIIKVLMGTGTNTVQDATPFEETDVDNFLSLLV from the coding sequence ATGAAGAATGGCAATGAAAAAAAAAGTATTTTATTTTTATTGAGCTCAATGAATATTGGTGGGGTGGAAAAAGCTTTATTAGGGTTATTATCCATAATTCCAATTGAAAAATATGAAATACATTTGGCTTTGTTGAAAGAAGATGGTGGCTATTTAAGTTATCTACCGAAAAATATTAATATACATCAGGTGCAATGTTATGATCAAAACAAAGAATTTATAAATGATCCTCCTTTAAAAGTAATCAAAGGATTAATACGTCAAGGAAAGCTATTAGATGCATGTGTGCATTTTCTGTTATATGTTTATTTTAGAGTAACATCTAACAGGTATTGGTTTTATCAGTATATAATGCGAAAGGAACCTATGTTGGATGGTAGATATGATTTAGCAGTTGCTTATGCAGGACCTTCTCAAATGATAGACTGGTATATTAATAAACGGGTAGATGCTTGTGTGAAGTGCGGCTGGATTCATTTTGATATTTCAAAATTTGGAATAGATAAAGGGATGACGAGACTACTATATAAAAATTATCAGAAAATTTTTATTGTATCAAAAACTGCAAAAAAAGTTTTTGACGGAGTCTTTCCCCAATTTAGTAATAAAACCGAGGTGTTTTATAATGTTTTGAATACTAGGCAAATAGGGACAATGGCCAATGAACATGATGGCTTTGAGGATAATTATAAGGGAGTACGTCTGTTAACGGTAGGCCGTTTATCAAAAGAAAAAGGTCAAGATATTGCTATTCATGCTTTGAAAATATTATTAGATAAAGGATATGACGTGAAGTGGTATTTTATAGGAGATGGTGAGTTGAAAGATGAATGTAGAAGCTTAGCTGTTTCGTTAAATATCTCAGACTATATAGTTTTTCTTGGTACTAAGGTAAATCCATATCCATATATGAAAAAATGTGATATTTATGTTCAGCCATCAAGACATGAAGGTTATTGTATAACGTTAGCTGAAGCTAGAGTTTTTACAAACCCTATTGTCGCAACTTGTTTTACTGGAGCAAAAGAACAATTAGATAAAAGAAGTAATAGTTTGATTGTGGAAATGTCGGCAGATGAGCTTGCAGGAGGGATTATAAAAGTACTTATGGGAACTGGAACAAATACTGTACAGGATGCTACTCCGTTTGAGGAAACAGATGTTGATAACTTTTTGAGCCTATTGGTGTGA